In Thiospirochaeta perfilievii, a single window of DNA contains:
- a CDS encoding peptidase U32 family protein yields the protein MELLSPAGNPESFKAALDSGANAVYLGLPWFNARKPAMNFTPETLKDSLIEAHDRGVKVYVTLNTDIKPSEIEDAAKVLALLESLKVDAVIIKDLGLYYLAKTCYPSLELHLSTQFGISNSYAAEQAKKIGASRVIPARELSFDELNRLQSSGLDIPEIEAFVQGSMCFSFSGKCLLSSWVGGKSANRGVCQAPCRLKYDCCGSEFPFFSMKDLNLASKLGDLKQANITSLKIEGRLKSPGWVGSITSIYNSALNGELDESGATNSLLRYSGREMGEGFTTGLNNLTAIHRAKFGSYLGRVLDVYEDGDDHYAVLDIEKKSDETSLRFVTESDEFLTIIHPDHLELNIDDSGKNIIKSNGKIVKDSLVYEVIPARKSLSGIGNMRYDLELEVLDSDIEVSVVTDIGTFKDLDPYKRVVKEKRGVYPDSVYDKLEKKVVNGWRLNKLYCEDILLSKTQVNSIVKIVSYILAVTIQESNPLNKIELSEDVKEFIRPLEPSTDNHKIEEVRVNFNNLSSCKSKNIIIDEVVYNKKLLDKVIDLSNKKSITISIFPISFEKDMVELKDIVSYLERSPNINYEINDIGHYNLLHNYLSIPSSRLVAGQGLACYNHLSLKFLSKEFGINSLSIPMELDSRGITQLVEDNNRSVNLRFTTLSTVPVMYSRVQSENFSEGASFVDNIGTEFYVHKYRDINIFVARDFYSAEGCRDLEGLEFNQVISEQECLNKPENVRRKFNLERRLY from the coding sequence ATGGAATTATTATCACCAGCAGGTAACCCTGAAAGTTTTAAAGCAGCTTTGGATTCTGGAGCAAATGCAGTTTATCTAGGACTTCCTTGGTTTAATGCGAGAAAACCAGCAATGAATTTTACACCAGAAACATTAAAAGATAGCCTAATAGAGGCTCATGACAGGGGTGTTAAAGTATATGTAACACTAAATACCGATATTAAACCTTCGGAAATTGAGGATGCAGCAAAGGTTTTAGCCCTATTAGAATCCTTAAAGGTTGATGCAGTAATAATTAAGGATTTAGGACTCTATTATTTAGCTAAAACATGTTATCCATCCCTTGAGTTACACCTTAGTACTCAGTTTGGTATTTCAAACTCATATGCAGCAGAACAAGCAAAGAAGATAGGGGCCTCTAGGGTAATACCCGCTAGGGAGTTAAGTTTTGATGAGCTTAATAGGCTACAGTCCAGTGGATTGGATATTCCTGAAATAGAGGCCTTTGTTCAAGGTTCTATGTGTTTCTCCTTTTCCGGTAAGTGTCTATTATCAAGTTGGGTTGGTGGAAAATCCGCTAATAGAGGGGTCTGCCAAGCACCCTGTCGACTAAAATATGATTGTTGTGGTTCAGAGTTCCCATTTTTCTCTATGAAGGACTTAAATTTAGCATCAAAATTAGGTGATTTAAAACAAGCAAATATTACGTCACTAAAAATTGAAGGGCGTTTAAAGAGTCCTGGCTGGGTAGGGAGTATAACATCAATATATAATTCCGCCCTAAATGGTGAGTTAGATGAAAGTGGAGCTACAAATTCACTTTTAAGGTACTCCGGAAGGGAGATGGGTGAAGGGTTTACCACAGGGCTTAATAATTTAACAGCAATCCATAGAGCAAAATTTGGTAGTTACTTAGGGCGGGTTTTAGATGTCTATGAAGATGGGGACGACCACTATGCTGTTCTAGATATAGAGAAAAAAAGTGATGAGACATCCCTAAGGTTTGTAACTGAATCAGATGAGTTTTTAACAATAATACATCCTGATCATCTTGAATTAAATATTGATGACTCAGGAAAAAATATTATAAAGTCCAATGGGAAAATAGTTAAAGACTCCCTTGTTTATGAGGTTATTCCTGCAAGAAAAAGCCTCTCTGGCATAGGGAATATGAGGTATGATCTTGAGTTAGAGGTTTTAGATAGTGATATTGAAGTATCTGTTGTAACAGATATTGGGACTTTTAAGGATTTAGATCCATACAAAAGAGTGGTAAAAGAGAAGAGGGGAGTCTATCCCGACTCAGTATATGATAAGTTAGAAAAAAAAGTTGTTAATGGTTGGCGTCTTAACAAACTCTACTGTGAAGATATACTCTTATCTAAGACCCAGGTTAACTCTATTGTTAAAATTGTCTCTTATATTTTAGCTGTAACAATTCAAGAGAGTAACCCATTAAACAAAATTGAGTTAAGTGAAGATGTTAAGGAGTTTATTAGACCATTAGAACCTTCAACGGATAACCATAAAATTGAAGAGGTAAGGGTTAATTTTAATAACTTAAGCAGTTGTAAAAGTAAAAATATCATAATCGATGAAGTTGTGTATAATAAAAAACTATTAGATAAGGTTATTGATTTATCTAATAAAAAGAGTATAACTATATCCATATTCCCTATTAGCTTTGAAAAAGATATGGTTGAGCTTAAAGATATTGTCTCTTACCTAGAGAGGAGTCCTAATATTAATTATGAAATAAATGATATAGGGCATTATAACTTACTTCATAACTACCTAAGTATTCCTAGTTCCAGGTTAGTTGCAGGCCAAGGGTTGGCTTGTTATAATCATCTATCCTTAAAATTTCTATCTAAAGAGTTTGGTATAAACAGTCTCTCAATTCCTATGGAGTTAGATTCTAGGGGAATTACACAGCTGGTTGAAGATAATAATAGAAGTGTTAATTTAAGATTTACAACCTTATCAACTGTACCGGTTATGTACTCTAGGGTCCAATCAGAAAACTTTTCCGAGGGAGCTAGTTTTGTTGATAACATAGGGACTGAGTTTTATGTTCATAAGTATAGGGATATAAACATTTTTGTGGCAAGGGACTTTTACTCAGCAGAGGGGTGTAGAGATTTAGAAGGTCTCGAGTTTAATCAGGTTATTAGTGAGCAGGAGTGTTTAAATAAACCTGAAAATGTTAGAAGAAAATTTAACTTAGAGAGACGACTATATTAA
- a CDS encoding glycoside hydrolase family 9 protein yields the protein MNKIGILVLILINLLFSCTTNRKSNIDPKFQELIINGQVDNGLDRWGLYVNPPGKGVFSENNKQVEYKIYKAGSDKWHIQGHYAGLTFIKGGRYKLRVNMYSTIDRKAQIRIQLDSDPYTAYLEEDIQLTTKPQNFEYEFTMEEESDEFAKLCFNIGSFQENPKEQHSVFIDNLSILVDKTTLTTDKNGEEMSIIALNQVGYVPNGVKEVRVVKEASTFKIMDSKKKETLYRGSFKKTIDDNASGEKVYIGDFSDFIITGKYIIEVDGLGDSYPFEIKPNIYSELSNSLLKMFYYQRCGTDLTTELAGDWAHGPCHTDLATIYGTDKKLDISGGWHDAGDYGRYVGPGAKAIADLILSGNFTPTLLEEIRYELDWMLKMQDKESGGVYHKVTTPAFIGNVMPDKNTTGLIISPISSTATGDFIGVMAMANRVFKDIDPNYANKLLLAAEKSWLWLEKNPKVKGFTNPKGITTGEYGDEQDGDERYWAAIELFLSTSNQDYHKYAIESFTKNKWDGLDWANMGTYGTLSYILSDSIDKDESFNKLLKSEFLQTVETISENSNKDGFGISLENNYVWGSNELVADNALRLVIASKLTGNKMYMDQAQRHLHYLLGSNSLSQCYVSGFGTKTMENPHHRPSTTVGKAIPGMLSGGPNKNLQDPLAKSKLSGSAPQKCYIDAEPSYSTNEITIYWNSPLYTLVNSFVLQE from the coding sequence ATGAATAAAATTGGAATTCTTGTACTTATACTAATAAATCTTTTATTTAGTTGTACTACAAATAGAAAGAGTAATATCGATCCTAAATTTCAAGAGTTAATTATAAATGGTCAGGTAGATAATGGTTTAGATAGATGGGGTTTATATGTTAACCCTCCAGGCAAGGGAGTTTTTAGCGAGAATAATAAACAGGTTGAGTATAAAATTTATAAGGCTGGAAGTGATAAGTGGCATATTCAGGGGCACTATGCAGGTCTAACCTTTATTAAGGGTGGAAGATATAAATTAAGAGTTAATATGTATTCTACAATTGATAGAAAGGCACAAATAAGAATACAGCTAGATAGCGATCCGTACACTGCATATTTAGAAGAAGATATACAATTAACTACAAAACCCCAGAATTTTGAGTATGAATTTACCATGGAAGAGGAGAGTGATGAGTTTGCAAAGTTATGTTTTAACATTGGATCTTTCCAAGAAAACCCAAAAGAACAACACTCTGTATTTATAGATAATCTATCTATTTTAGTAGATAAAACAACACTTACAACAGATAAAAATGGAGAGGAAATGAGTATTATTGCATTAAATCAAGTTGGGTATGTCCCTAACGGAGTAAAAGAGGTAAGGGTTGTAAAAGAGGCATCAACCTTTAAGATTATGGATTCAAAGAAGAAAGAAACCCTATATAGAGGGAGTTTTAAAAAAACAATAGATGATAACGCATCTGGGGAAAAAGTATATATTGGAGACTTCTCGGATTTTATAATTACAGGAAAATATATTATAGAAGTTGATGGTTTAGGGGATTCCTATCCATTTGAAATAAAACCTAATATATATTCGGAACTAAGCAACAGCCTATTAAAAATGTTTTATTACCAAAGGTGTGGAACAGATTTAACTACAGAATTAGCTGGAGATTGGGCCCATGGTCCATGCCACACAGATCTAGCAACAATTTATGGTACGGATAAAAAGTTAGATATCTCTGGAGGCTGGCATGATGCAGGGGACTACGGTCGATATGTAGGTCCAGGGGCTAAAGCTATAGCAGACTTAATCCTCTCAGGGAATTTTACTCCTACCCTATTGGAAGAGATTAGATATGAACTTGACTGGATGCTTAAAATGCAGGATAAAGAGAGTGGTGGAGTATACCACAAGGTTACTACACCAGCATTTATTGGAAATGTTATGCCGGATAAAAACACTACAGGATTAATAATCTCTCCTATTTCTTCAACAGCAACCGGGGACTTTATTGGAGTAATGGCTATGGCAAACAGGGTTTTTAAAGATATAGATCCTAATTATGCAAATAAACTACTCCTTGCTGCAGAGAAGTCCTGGTTATGGTTAGAAAAAAATCCAAAGGTTAAGGGGTTTACCAATCCTAAGGGGATTACAACAGGGGAGTATGGGGATGAACAGGATGGAGATGAGAGATATTGGGCGGCAATAGAGTTATTTCTATCAACATCTAACCAAGATTACCATAAATATGCAATTGAAAGTTTTACAAAGAATAAGTGGGATGGTTTAGATTGGGCAAATATGGGAACCTACGGGACTCTCTCCTATATACTCTCTGATTCAATTGATAAAGATGAGAGTTTTAACAAACTTTTAAAAAGTGAGTTTTTACAAACAGTGGAAACTATTAGTGAAAACAGTAATAAAGATGGGTTTGGTATCTCCCTTGAGAATAACTACGTATGGGGGAGCAATGAGTTAGTAGCAGATAACGCATTAAGACTAGTTATTGCATCAAAACTAACAGGAAATAAAATGTACATGGATCAGGCCCAAAGACATCTGCACTATCTTTTAGGTTCAAACTCACTAAGCCAGTGTTACGTTTCAGGTTTTGGAACAAAAACCATGGAGAACCCCCACCATAGACCTTCTACTACTGTGGGTAAGGCTATACCAGGGATGTTATCAGGAGGTCCAAATAAAAATCTTCAAGATCCCCTTGCAAAAAGTAAACTTAGCGGAAGTGCTCCCCAAAAGTGTTATATAGATGCAGAACCAAGTTACTCTACAAATGAGATAACCATATACTGGAACTCTCCTCTATATACCCTAGTTAACTCTTTTGTTCTTCAAGAATAA
- a CDS encoding serine/threonine protein kinase: protein MNDFDDLTPDKILRCAEESLNKNFSGYLHPLPSYINRVYEIESSDGDRYIIKFYRPGRWSLDALIDEHDFILDCLEDEIPVVPPLELNGGGTISKEGEIYYAIFNKKSGRLIELNSDDDWVRLGAIVGRMHRVGALYDADNRVVIHPSQTTKNDIDFLIDNDFIPDPYKTDFIRLTDVLLDIITPLFDNVPLQRIHGDCHAGNILERPGEGLMLIDFDDMATGPIVNDLWLLLPGYYLDCPKEMELLIEGYNQFSHFNPKFLKLIEPLRAMRMIYFTSWCASQIDDYKFRHNFPDWGNPGFWEKEINDLEVQLSIILEEQKS, encoded by the coding sequence ATGAACGATTTTGATGATCTAACACCAGATAAAATATTACGATGCGCCGAAGAGAGTTTAAATAAGAACTTCTCTGGCTATCTTCACCCTCTACCTAGTTATATAAATAGGGTGTATGAGATAGAGAGCTCCGATGGTGATAGATATATTATTAAATTTTATAGACCTGGCCGATGGAGCTTAGATGCTCTAATAGATGAGCATGACTTTATTTTAGACTGTTTAGAGGATGAAATCCCAGTCGTTCCCCCCTTAGAGTTAAATGGGGGAGGAACCATAAGCAAAGAGGGAGAAATATATTATGCTATATTTAATAAAAAATCAGGGCGTTTAATTGAGTTAAATAGTGATGATGATTGGGTTAGGCTTGGGGCAATTGTTGGCAGAATGCATAGGGTCGGAGCTTTATATGATGCTGATAATAGAGTTGTTATTCACCCTAGTCAAACTACTAAGAATGATATCGATTTTTTAATTGATAATGATTTTATACCTGACCCATATAAAACAGATTTTATTCGTTTAACAGATGTTTTATTAGATATAATTACTCCTCTTTTTGATAATGTACCTCTTCAAAGAATCCATGGAGATTGCCATGCTGGAAATATTTTAGAGAGACCAGGAGAGGGATTAATGTTAATAGATTTTGATGATATGGCTACAGGTCCTATTGTTAACGATTTGTGGTTACTACTCCCTGGATACTATCTAGACTGTCCTAAGGAGATGGAATTATTGATTGAGGGGTATAATCAATTTTCCCATTTTAATCCTAAATTTCTAAAATTAATTGAGCCATTACGGGCTATGAGAATGATATATTTTACATCCTGGTGTGCATCCCAAATAGATGATTATAAGTTCAGGCACAATTTCCCAGATTGGGGAAACCCCGGTTTCTGGGAAAAAGAGATTAACGATTTAGAGGTTCAGCTATCAATTATTCTTGAAGAACAAAAGAGTTAA